In Rahnella variigena, one DNA window encodes the following:
- a CDS encoding HsdM family class I SAM-dependent methyltransferase — protein MVELEFRDKTKTLIDSLKSICANYGLGNDGNEFKIITQAFLYKFLNDKFAFEAKKVDKSIASAEKWEVALNQMSEEQRDKLQLKMSADTARLKPHHFIQYLYNRQNEANFATTFDDTLMDIAATNNDIFAVKTDGGAKVVLFERLSQYIADESKRDDFCRAIINKLADFSFERIFTQKFDFYATIFEYLIKDYNSNSGGKYAEYYTPHAVARIMAEILVPKAQQGVVRDVSCYDPSAGSGTLLMNVAHAIGEDRCSIFAQDISQKSSSLLRLNLILNNLVHSIPNVIQGNTILHPFHKDGSALKRFDYIVSNPPFKMDFSDFRDTLDSKENQQRFFAGIPKIKAKARDKMEIYQLFLQHIIFSLKQGGKAAVVVPTGFITAQSGIDKGIREHLVKNKMLAGVVSMPSNIFATTGTNVSILFIDASNKEKVVLIDASNLGEKVKDGKNQKTVLSEEEEQRICEVFNNKWSEEDFSVVISYDEIAAKNYSFSAGQYFDVKIEYTDMTPEQFAAKMKGFTENLGVLFNQSRELEEEIKKQMAGLNYHG, from the coding sequence GTGGTAGAACTGGAATTTAGAGACAAAACCAAAACCCTGATCGACAGCCTGAAAAGCATCTGTGCGAACTACGGTCTGGGCAACGACGGTAACGAATTCAAAATCATCACTCAGGCATTTCTGTACAAATTCCTGAACGACAAATTTGCCTTTGAAGCTAAAAAGGTGGATAAAAGCATCGCCAGCGCCGAAAAATGGGAAGTCGCGCTCAATCAGATGAGCGAAGAACAGCGGGACAAGCTGCAACTGAAGATGAGCGCCGACACCGCGCGTCTGAAGCCGCATCACTTCATTCAGTATTTATACAACCGTCAAAATGAGGCCAATTTCGCTACCACCTTTGACGACACCCTGATGGACATCGCCGCCACCAACAATGACATCTTCGCGGTCAAAACCGACGGCGGCGCGAAAGTGGTGCTGTTTGAACGCCTCAGCCAGTACATCGCCGACGAATCAAAGCGCGACGACTTCTGCCGCGCCATCATCAACAAACTGGCCGATTTCAGCTTCGAGCGCATCTTCACGCAGAAATTCGACTTCTATGCCACAATCTTTGAATATCTAATCAAAGATTATAACAGCAACTCCGGCGGCAAATACGCTGAATACTACACGCCTCACGCAGTGGCGCGCATCATGGCGGAAATTTTGGTGCCGAAAGCGCAGCAGGGTGTCGTGCGTGACGTAAGCTGCTACGACCCTTCAGCCGGTTCCGGTACGCTGCTGATGAACGTGGCGCACGCCATCGGTGAAGATCGTTGTAGTATCTTTGCGCAGGACATCTCGCAGAAATCCTCCAGCCTGCTGCGCCTGAACCTGATCCTCAACAATCTGGTGCATTCGATTCCCAACGTTATCCAGGGCAACACCATTCTGCATCCGTTCCATAAAGACGGCAGCGCACTGAAACGCTTTGACTACATCGTCTCCAACCCGCCGTTTAAGATGGATTTCAGCGACTTCCGCGACACGCTGGACAGCAAGGAAAACCAGCAACGCTTCTTTGCCGGGATACCGAAAATCAAAGCCAAAGCCAGGGACAAAATGGAGATTTACCAGCTGTTCCTGCAACACATTATTTTCTCACTGAAGCAAGGCGGCAAGGCGGCGGTCGTAGTGCCGACCGGGTTTATAACGGCGCAGTCGGGCATTGATAAAGGCATTCGCGAACATCTGGTGAAAAATAAGATGCTGGCAGGTGTAGTCTCCATGCCGTCGAATATCTTCGCCACCACTGGCACCAATGTCTCGATACTGTTTATTGACGCCAGCAACAAAGAGAAAGTAGTGCTGATCGACGCCTCTAACTTAGGCGAGAAAGTCAAAGATGGCAAAAACCAGAAAACGGTGCTGTCCGAAGAAGAAGAGCAGCGCATCTGCGAAGTGTTCAACAATAAATGGAGTGAAGAGGATTTCTCGGTGGTGATCAGCTATGACGAGATCGCCGCGAAGAATTACTCGTTCAGCGCCGGGCAGTATTTTGATGTGAAAATTGAATACACCGATATGACGCCGGAACAGTTTGCCGCGAAGATGAAGGGGTTTACGGAGAATCTTGGAGTTTTATTCAACCAGTCGCGAGAGCTGGAAGAGGAAATTAAGAAGCAGATGGCTGGATTAAATTACCATGGTTAA